A window of the Deinococcus malanensis genome harbors these coding sequences:
- a CDS encoding MFS transporter, protein MLRPSASTPALVWTLALLSTVSYGALYYAQPLLAVATEQAFGWSRTHTGLAFTLALVVTAVLAPGVGRTLDRHGGRVLLTAGAVLGAAAFMVLAVSSGYVMFVAGWLLAGLAMSLTFYEAVFAVLAHQLSGPARRRASLTITLVAGLASTVFVPLTTVLLQSFGRQATLLGLSALLLIIGALVWKVLPDSFRASSVSSPFVPDWRLPWLTMAFTLARIVTVGVGLQLVPLLLGSGYLPLEAAGLAALMGLAALPGRMLFMPLMARWSALPLTGALIAQLSFATFLFHLAEFKLVAVLAAALFGMASGALTLARTEVLLSFYGPQVFGSVNGRMARSVNGAQALTPLGVGLLFTVTAAYTASLNLMVALGMAAVLLLASAGPMNSLGRPASGDFPRHR, encoded by the coding sequence ATGCTCCGACCATCAGCGTCCACACCAGCACTGGTGTGGACGCTGGCTTTGCTCAGCACGGTCAGTTACGGCGCCCTCTACTATGCCCAGCCCCTTCTGGCGGTCGCGACCGAACAGGCTTTCGGCTGGAGCCGGACCCACACAGGGTTGGCCTTTACCCTCGCGCTGGTGGTGACGGCTGTCCTGGCTCCCGGGGTCGGACGCACCCTTGATCGACATGGCGGGCGGGTTCTGCTGACTGCAGGGGCCGTGCTGGGCGCGGCGGCCTTTATGGTCCTGGCGGTCTCCTCCGGGTACGTGATGTTTGTGGCCGGGTGGCTACTGGCAGGCCTAGCGATGAGCCTGACCTTCTACGAGGCCGTCTTTGCCGTCCTGGCGCACCAGCTCAGCGGGCCCGCACGGCGCCGCGCCAGCCTGACCATCACCCTCGTGGCAGGGCTGGCCAGCACGGTCTTCGTGCCGCTGACCACGGTTCTGCTCCAGAGCTTCGGCCGGCAGGCGACCCTGCTGGGCTTGTCGGCACTGCTGCTGATCATCGGGGCACTGGTCTGGAAGGTCCTGCCTGACTCGTTCAGGGCGTCCTCGGTCAGTTCCCCTTTTGTGCCGGACTGGCGGCTTCCCTGGCTCACCATGGCCTTCACCCTGGCGCGGATCGTGACTGTCGGGGTCGGCTTGCAACTGGTGCCGCTGCTGCTCGGGTCAGGATACCTTCCACTTGAGGCGGCCGGACTGGCCGCGCTGATGGGTCTGGCTGCCCTCCCCGGCCGGATGCTGTTCATGCCTCTGATGGCCAGGTGGAGTGCGCTGCCGCTGACCGGTGCTCTGATCGCCCAGTTGTCCTTCGCAACGTTCCTGTTTCACCTGGCTGAATTCAAGCTGGTGGCGGTGCTTGCCGCTGCACTGTTCGGCATGGCGAGTGGCGCGCTGACGCTGGCCCGCACTGAAGTCCTGCTGAGTTTTTACGGCCCTCAGGTCTTTGGGTCCGTCAACGGCAGGATGGCCCGGTCTGTGAACGGGGCGCAGGCCCTGACGCCTCTGGGGGTGGGCCTCCTGTTCACGGTGACCGCCGCGTATACGGCGTCGTTGAATCTGATGGTTGCCCTGGGCATGGCAGCAGTACTGCTGCTGGCCT